In a single window of the Mauremys reevesii isolate NIE-2019 linkage group 3, ASM1616193v1, whole genome shotgun sequence genome:
- the NKX2-4 gene encoding homeobox protein Nkx-2.4 gives MSLSPKHTTPFSVTDILSPMEESYKKFGALEGAGHLGSPLGAYRQAQGAQAAPAMQQHAIGGHNGAAAGAYHMPHGVSQFPHSAVGGYCNGGLGNMGELPAYPDSMRNSAAAAASGWYGANPDPRYSTISRFMGPSAGMNMAGMGTLSGIAEAAKTMAPLHAAPRRKRRVLFSQAQVYELERRFKQQKYLSAPEREHLASMIHLTPTQVKIWFQNHRYKMKRQAKDKATQQLQQEPSLCQQQQPSPRRVAVPVLVKDGKPCPGNLSSTPAAPNQPAPQGASSGGLPASSSAAHQHQSQPVSSLSQAPELEEMSPSPPSLHSQVGGMAQMDTANVDYSSGLVNPNLLYSRTW, from the exons ATGTCGCTGAGCCCCAAGCACACGACGCCCTTCTCCGTCACCGACATCCTGAGCCCCATGGAGGAGAGCTACAAGAAGTTCGGGGCGCTGGAGGGCGCCGGGCACCTGGGCTCCCCGCTGGGGGCTTATCGCCAGGCGCAGGGCGCGCAAGCTGCCCCGGCCATGCAGCAACACGCCATCGGCGGCCACAACGGGGCGGCGGCCGGCGCCTACCACATGCCGCACGGCGTCTCCCAGTTCCCCCACAGCGCCGTGGGGGGCTACTGCAACGGGGGGCTCGGCAACATGGGCGAGCTGCCCGCCTACCCCGACAGCATGCGGAACAGCGCGGCCGCCGCCGCCAGCGGCTGGTACGGGGCCAACCCGGACCCCAGGTACTCCACAA TCTCCAGGTTCATGGGCCCCTCGGCCGGGATGAACATGGCTGGCATGGGCACCCTGAGCGGCATCGCTGAGGCGGCCAAGACCATGGCCCCTCTCCACGCGGCGCCCCGGCGGAAGCGGCGGGTGCTCTTCTCCCAGGCGCAGGTCTACGAGCTGGAGAGGCGCTTCAAGCAGCAGAAGTACCTGTCGGCGCCGGAGCGGGAGCACCTGGCCAGCATGATCCACCTCACCCCGACGCAGGTGAAGATCTGGTTCCAGAACCACCGCTACAAGATGAAGCGGCAGGCGAAGGACAAGGCCAcgcagcagctccagcaggagcccagcctgtgccagcagcagcagccctccccGCGGCGGGTGGCCGTGCCGGTGCTGGTGAAGGACGGGAAACCCTGCCCGGGCAACCTCAGCAGCACCCCGGCTGCGCCCAACCAGCCGGCGCCCCAGGGCGCCTCCAGCGGCGGGCTCCCGGCGTCCAGCAGCGCCGCGCACCAGCACCAGAGCCAGCCGGTCAGCTCGCTGAGCCAGGCCCCGGAGCTGGAGGAGATGtcgcccagccccccctccctccacagccaGGTCGGCGGCATGGCCCAGATGGACACGGCCAACGTCGATTACAGCAGCGGCCTTGTCAACCCCAACCTGCTGTACAGCAGGACGTGGTAA